From the Solibacillus sp. FSL R5-0449 genome, one window contains:
- a CDS encoding GntR family transcriptional regulator, with protein sequence MNFENHIPLHIQLKDLLKTEIVEGKHVVKIPSERELMERFSVSRSTVREAVKHLVHDGVLKKIHGKGTFITKNKTVHDWLNSLNSFTDTVRQMGMKPGAKLLYAKNIDNFPEASAILGQSILFGISRVRTADDQPISIERHFYHTHLGNQIAAHDLNEATIYDIIEKELNITMVEAEQTIRCSPISEEDAELLDLKPNTNVLNIERVILGVRGEVIEYYSSLFHPELYMLKLKTKRTAGGVTS encoded by the coding sequence ATGAACTTTGAAAATCATATTCCGTTACATATCCAGTTAAAGGATTTATTGAAAACTGAAATTGTTGAAGGGAAACATGTGGTGAAAATTCCGAGTGAACGTGAATTAATGGAGCGCTTTTCTGTCAGCCGGTCAACGGTGAGAGAGGCGGTAAAGCATTTGGTACATGATGGGGTACTGAAAAAAATTCATGGAAAAGGGACGTTTATTACGAAGAACAAGACGGTACATGACTGGCTGAATTCTTTGAACAGTTTTACAGATACGGTCAGGCAAATGGGGATGAAACCTGGTGCGAAGCTATTATATGCGAAAAATATTGATAACTTTCCGGAAGCAAGTGCGATATTAGGGCAATCCATATTATTTGGGATTTCCAGAGTACGAACAGCTGATGACCAGCCAATCTCCATCGAACGGCATTTTTATCATACGCACTTAGGAAATCAAATAGCCGCACACGATCTGAATGAAGCGACAATCTATGACATTATCGAAAAAGAATTGAATATTACAATGGTCGAAGCTGAACAGACGATTCGCTGTAGCCCAATAAGTGAAGAAGATGCGGAATTGCTCGATTTGAAGCCGAATACGAATGTTTTAAATATTGAACGGGTCATTTTAGGTGTGCGAGGTGAAGTGATCGAGTATTACAGTAGTTTGTTTCACCCGGAGCTATATATGTTGAAACTGAAAACTAAAAGAACAGCAGGAGGTGTGACTTCTTGA
- a CDS encoding iron-containing alcohol dehydrogenase yields MINELFLPKKIVTGIDSFQRLSAEIAQQKMKRPFIIYSKSALGGQLNSLKQELPDTHFYEISKGEPTTVELQRALAEHEVNNCDGVIAIGGGSVIDLAKAVAVFAVNPNLSLNDIPNLTELHRLPFIAVPTTAGTGSEATKVTVITDEKLQKKLNPAHPSFIPDVVILDAMLTVDVPPSITSFTALDALTHAIEAFVSTKANAMSDFYAKEAISCISKNIEMVFEQPHNLEARQQLLMGSFYAGIAFSNSSTNLAHATGRALGVKFHMPHGQCVALMHPFVIQYSLESAHERYEEIAKIIGLNGTQFLSGYLDELNRKQHIWKSAQQIGPLLTDEVIEQLAEQALAGNGILTNRKVPSSEEIEVIFKQLRKRLQIEGGIMEWQQCQVEK; encoded by the coding sequence TTGATTAATGAACTGTTTCTACCGAAGAAAATTGTTACGGGAATCGATTCATTTCAACGATTATCAGCAGAAATTGCTCAACAAAAGATGAAGCGGCCATTCATTATTTACAGCAAAAGTGCATTAGGTGGTCAATTAAATAGTTTGAAGCAAGAACTACCGGATACGCACTTCTATGAAATTTCTAAAGGTGAGCCAACAACAGTTGAGCTGCAACGGGCATTAGCTGAACATGAAGTAAATAACTGTGATGGTGTTATAGCAATCGGTGGCGGGAGTGTCATTGACTTAGCGAAAGCAGTGGCTGTTTTTGCGGTGAATCCGAACTTGAGCTTAAACGATATTCCGAATTTGACTGAATTACACCGCTTGCCGTTTATCGCCGTTCCTACTACGGCGGGGACGGGTTCTGAAGCGACAAAAGTAACGGTCATTACGGACGAAAAGCTTCAAAAAAAGCTTAATCCTGCACATCCGAGTTTTATTCCCGATGTCGTCATTTTAGATGCCATGCTTACGGTAGATGTGCCGCCATCCATTACTAGTTTTACTGCGCTTGATGCATTAACACATGCGATCGAAGCGTTTGTTTCAACGAAAGCGAATGCGATGAGTGACTTTTACGCGAAAGAAGCGATCTCCTGTATTTCAAAAAATATAGAGATGGTGTTTGAACAGCCGCACAATTTAGAGGCGAGACAGCAATTATTAATGGGGAGCTTTTATGCGGGAATTGCGTTTTCCAACTCTTCAACAAATTTGGCACATGCAACAGGTCGTGCACTCGGTGTGAAATTTCATATGCCGCATGGACAGTGTGTTGCCCTGATGCACCCGTTTGTTATCCAATATTCACTTGAAAGTGCACATGAACGTTACGAGGAAATAGCAAAAATTATCGGGTTGAATGGAACTCAATTTTTAAGCGGTTATTTGGATGAGTTGAACAGAAAACAGCACATTTGGAAAAGCGCACAACAGATTGGCCCATTATTGACTGATGAAGTGATCGAACAACTTGCGGAGCAGGCATTAGCCGGCAATGGCATTTTAACGAACAGGAAAGTACCGAGTAGTGAAGAGATTGAAGTGATTTTTAAACAATTAAGAAAGCGTTTACAAATTGAAGGGGGAATTATGGAATGGCAACAATGTCAGGTGGAGAAGTAG
- a CDS encoding ABC transporter permease — protein MQFVKNEWIKMWSQKNAWIMSGLLIVLIVLVAGMNKYYDVDSSTKEARLAANEELLAHPKEMLASGELMPEDEQYFKEEVAMIEYRIANDLPPTNAMTFTEHMDLSLTLTIMVTSIFTVVIAAGIVSSEFGTGTIKMLLTRPVARWKILLSKLVASILYGITLFAVGIIVALIVGMAFFGTDSAIALSIVDGQVVQETVQNTFVETTLYSLGSIIMTILFAFMIGTIFGSSTLAVSLSLFILLMGSTATMFIAQYDFAKYIWFANDLSYYAPGSMPMIEGLTFTFSLIVNIVYAIVFLAITFGYFMKRDVTA, from the coding sequence ATGCAATTCGTTAAAAATGAATGGATCAAAATGTGGTCGCAAAAAAATGCATGGATTATGAGCGGTCTTTTAATCGTGTTAATCGTATTAGTTGCAGGAATGAACAAATATTATGACGTGGATTCAAGCACAAAAGAAGCGCGTTTAGCAGCAAATGAAGAACTATTGGCACATCCGAAAGAAATGCTTGCTTCAGGAGAATTAATGCCGGAAGATGAGCAATATTTCAAGGAAGAAGTTGCGATGATTGAATACCGTATCGCCAATGATTTACCACCAACAAATGCAATGACTTTTACGGAGCATATGGACTTATCGTTAACATTGACGATTATGGTAACAAGTATTTTCACTGTCGTTATTGCGGCAGGTATCGTTTCATCTGAGTTTGGTACTGGTACGATTAAAATGTTATTGACTCGCCCAGTAGCACGATGGAAGATTTTACTTTCAAAATTGGTTGCTTCGATTCTTTATGGTATTACATTATTTGCTGTTGGAATCATAGTGGCATTGATTGTCGGGATGGCATTTTTCGGAACGGACAGTGCTATTGCATTGTCGATTGTAGATGGGCAAGTTGTGCAGGAAACAGTGCAGAATACATTTGTCGAAACGACACTTTACTCACTGGGTTCGATTATCATGACGATCTTATTTGCATTCATGATCGGTACGATTTTTGGTTCAAGTACGTTAGCGGTAAGTTTATCGTTGTTCATCTTATTGATGGGTTCTACAGCGACAATGTTTATCGCCCAATATGATTTTGCGAAATACATTTGGTTTGCGAATGATTTATCGTATTATGCACCGGGAAGTATGCCGATGATTGAAGGCTTAACGTTTACGTTCTCATTAATCGTTAACATCGTATATGCGATTGTCTTCCTGGCGATTACGTTCGGCTACTTTATGAAGCGTGACGTGACAGCGTAA
- a CDS encoding bile acid:sodium symporter family protein — protein sequence MGIDTIQINFNETALLIMNIVIGFIMFGVALDLQVSDFKRSLKTPKPALIGFACQFLLLPAITFVLVSIIQPIPSIALGLFLVAACPGGNLSNFLTHYAKGNTPLSISMSAISTVLAIVMTPLNTMFWASLYGPTKEIMTSFSISVVDMFTTIFFMLGLPLIIGMYIRKKFPKFAARFNQIMMKLSIVIFVLFVVIMVANNFDTFINNVGAVVWVVILQNLLAICIGYFSSRALKVNERDRRAIAIEVGIQNSGLGLVLIFTFFGGLGGMALVAAMWGIWHIISGLAIATFWSRRAPEAIVTVQQEVQA from the coding sequence ATGGGAATCGATACTATTCAAATCAACTTTAATGAGACAGCCTTGTTAATTATGAACATCGTCATTGGATTTATCATGTTTGGCGTAGCGCTCGATCTGCAAGTTTCCGATTTTAAGAGATCGTTAAAGACACCTAAACCGGCATTAATCGGATTTGCTTGTCAATTTCTCCTGTTGCCGGCGATTACATTTGTTCTTGTCAGCATCATTCAGCCGATTCCGAGTATTGCGTTAGGATTATTTTTAGTCGCAGCTTGTCCGGGAGGGAATTTATCGAATTTTTTAACGCATTATGCTAAGGGCAATACACCCTTGTCGATCAGCATGTCAGCCATTTCCACGGTTTTGGCGATTGTTATGACACCGCTCAATACAATGTTTTGGGCATCTTTATACGGTCCGACAAAAGAAATTATGACATCGTTCAGTATTAGTGTTGTCGATATGTTCACGACAATTTTCTTCATGCTCGGTCTGCCGTTAATTATCGGGATGTATATTCGAAAAAAATTCCCGAAGTTTGCAGCCCGTTTCAACCAGATCATGATGAAACTTTCGATTGTCATTTTCGTGCTCTTTGTTGTCATTATGGTAGCGAATAATTTCGATACATTTATTAATAATGTTGGGGCGGTTGTTTGGGTCGTGATCCTGCAAAATTTACTGGCGATTTGCATCGGCTATTTCTCTTCCCGTGCATTAAAAGTGAACGAGCGTGACAGAAGAGCGATCGCCATCGAGGTCGGTATTCAAAATTCGGGTCTTGGCCTTGTGCTCATCTTTACCTTCTTTGGAGGTTTAGGCGGTATGGCGCTTGTTGCGGCAATGTGGGGAATCTGGCATATTATTTCCGGATTAGCAATCGCAACATTCTGGTCAAGGCGCGCTCCCGAAGCGATTGTCACAGTTCAACAGGAGGTCCAGGCATGA
- a CDS encoding thiamine pyrophosphate-binding protein: MATMSGGEVVAKMLAKEGVDNIFGIIDGTYFGFYSNLQKNGIELISPRHETSAAHMAGAYARVTNRLGVCMASNGPGVANILPGLVVEEAEGNRVLCITSARRTGIMYPDRGGTYQCFDQTSTIKQFAKWSEAVPSFDRIPEMLRMALRKCYEGRPGVVHLDIPENIMNTKVSCELNFWEPSQYRMLELPKASNYQIERTAELLKSATFPIIHAGSGVIHAGAKRELTEVAEKLQAMVTTSWAGRGAMSEDNPLMMPMVHIETNNNVRNDADVVLVLGSRLGETDWWGKAPYWNAHQTVIQVDLEPSILGANKPAELLIQADIKAFLQELLVVLNRDTETVMDTNRKQLIEKHIASKRAHRKKLNEHIADKNSPLNPAQIPHMANQIFPKNTPLVIDGGNTAIWSNFYYEVNDEMPLLSTFKFGMLGAGVGQALGAAVAKPEQPVLCIIGDGAMGFHPQEIETAVRNNLHVVYIVLCDKQWGMVKMNQHFALRPIKTMLKKTLDPHESINADLGEIRFDLVAKAMGAHGEYVETFDQLEQALLTSISVGKCTVIHTEVDPVKHMWAPGLRYFKDMHAEPKGK, translated from the coding sequence ATGGCAACAATGTCAGGTGGAGAAGTAGTAGCAAAAATGTTGGCAAAAGAAGGTGTGGATAACATCTTCGGGATTATTGACGGAACGTATTTCGGCTTTTATTCGAACTTGCAAAAGAATGGGATTGAGCTCATATCACCCCGTCACGAAACAAGTGCAGCACATATGGCAGGCGCTTATGCGCGGGTGACAAACCGCCTGGGTGTATGTATGGCAAGTAATGGCCCAGGTGTTGCCAACATTCTGCCGGGCTTGGTTGTAGAAGAAGCGGAAGGGAATCGCGTGTTGTGCATTACAAGTGCGAGACGAACAGGTATTATGTATCCGGATCGTGGCGGCACGTATCAGTGTTTCGATCAGACTTCAACAATTAAACAGTTTGCCAAATGGAGTGAAGCAGTACCTTCATTTGACCGGATTCCTGAAATGCTGCGGATGGCCCTGCGCAAATGTTATGAAGGGCGTCCGGGTGTCGTTCATTTGGATATCCCGGAAAACATTATGAATACGAAAGTCAGCTGCGAATTGAATTTTTGGGAACCTTCCCAATACCGCATGCTGGAGCTGCCGAAAGCATCGAACTATCAGATCGAACGTACAGCCGAATTATTGAAGTCAGCTACATTCCCGATCATTCATGCAGGCAGTGGTGTCATCCATGCAGGTGCAAAAAGAGAACTGACTGAAGTGGCGGAAAAACTGCAGGCAATGGTTACGACGAGCTGGGCAGGGCGTGGTGCGATGAGCGAGGATAATCCGCTTATGATGCCAATGGTGCATATTGAAACAAATAATAATGTCCGAAACGATGCGGATGTGGTTTTAGTATTAGGATCCCGTCTCGGTGAAACGGACTGGTGGGGGAAAGCACCTTACTGGAATGCACACCAAACGGTCATTCAAGTAGATTTGGAGCCTTCCATCCTTGGGGCAAATAAACCTGCCGAACTATTGATACAGGCTGACATTAAAGCATTTCTCCAAGAGCTGTTAGTCGTTTTAAACCGAGATACGGAAACCGTAATGGATACCAATCGAAAACAGCTGATTGAAAAACATATTGCATCGAAAAGGGCGCACCGCAAAAAATTGAATGAGCATATAGCGGATAAAAATTCACCATTAAATCCGGCACAAATTCCGCATATGGCCAATCAAATCTTCCCTAAAAATACACCACTTGTCATAGACGGCGGCAATACAGCCATTTGGTCGAACTTCTATTATGAAGTGAATGATGAGATGCCGCTTTTATCGACATTTAAATTCGGCATGCTCGGTGCAGGTGTCGGTCAGGCACTCGGTGCAGCAGTTGCCAAGCCGGAACAGCCGGTTTTATGCATTATCGGTGATGGGGCAATGGGCTTCCACCCTCAGGAAATCGAAACAGCTGTGCGCAATAATCTGCATGTCGTCTATATTGTGCTTTGTGATAAACAATGGGGCATGGTGAAAATGAATCAGCATTTTGCGCTAAGACCGATTAAAACGATGTTGAAAAAAACATTGGATCCGCATGAAAGTATTAATGCTGATTTAGGTGAGATTCGTTTTGACTTAGTTGCAAAAGCGATGGGGGCACACGGTGAATATGTAGAAACGTTTGACCAGCTGGAGCAGGCACTCTTAACTTCTATTTCAGTCGGAAAGTGTACCGTCATTCATACAGAAGTTGACCCGGTCAAGCATATGTGGGCGCCAGGGTTACGTTATTTCAAAGACATGCATGCCGAACCGAAAGGAAAATAA
- a CDS encoding SDR family oxidoreductase has protein sequence MNVLITGAGGYLGQQLVRHLLESTNHSIIAADIRDTSPFEAHPNLHYIVLDVRSDEAKEYFEQYDVNVVVHLASIVTPGKKSNREFEYSVDVLGTKNILEACVQTNVKRIVVSSSGAAYGYYDTNAEWIEETDPIRGNEAFAYSYHKRLVEEMLEQYRSQYPQLEQTIFRIGTILGKNVRNQITNLFEQNMVLGVAKSKSPFVFIWDQDVISCFAKAIDSEVTGIFNLAGDGAVTIDELGILLNKKVVKIPAPFIKGSLFILKRLKLSQYGEEQVDFLRYRPVLNNKRLKEVFQYIPQKSSLEVFEYYWQHRMKELK, from the coding sequence ATGAACGTTTTAATTACTGGGGCGGGTGGTTATTTAGGTCAACAGCTCGTCCGTCATTTACTGGAGTCTACAAATCATTCCATTATAGCAGCGGATATTCGAGATACGTCTCCTTTTGAAGCGCATCCTAATCTGCACTATATCGTGTTGGATGTCCGCTCAGATGAAGCGAAGGAATATTTTGAACAATATGATGTGAATGTCGTTGTCCATTTAGCATCGATTGTTACCCCGGGTAAGAAAAGCAACCGGGAATTCGAATATTCTGTAGATGTATTAGGAACGAAAAATATTCTGGAAGCATGTGTCCAGACAAATGTTAAGCGGATTGTCGTTTCATCCAGTGGTGCGGCTTATGGCTACTATGATACCAATGCGGAATGGATAGAAGAAACAGACCCAATCCGGGGCAATGAAGCATTTGCCTACTCTTATCATAAGCGGTTAGTGGAAGAGATGCTCGAGCAGTACCGCTCGCAATACCCGCAGCTTGAGCAGACAATTTTTAGGATCGGAACGATTTTAGGGAAGAATGTACGCAACCAAATTACGAATTTGTTCGAACAGAACATGGTACTTGGTGTAGCCAAATCAAAAAGTCCATTTGTCTTTATTTGGGACCAGGACGTCATTTCCTGTTTTGCGAAAGCCATTGACAGTGAGGTGACAGGTATTTTCAATCTGGCGGGGGATGGTGCTGTCACAATTGATGAGCTTGGCATATTGCTGAATAAAAAAGTTGTGAAAATACCGGCACCGTTTATAAAAGGGAGTCTGTTTATATTAAAGAGGCTGAAGTTAAGTCAGTACGGAGAAGAACAGGTTGACTTCCTGCGTTATCGTCCGGTTCTGAACAATAAAAGACTGAAGGAAGTATTTCAGTATATTCCGCAAAAATCTTCGCTTGAGGTATTTGAATATTACTGGCAGCATCGAATGAAAGAGTTGAAATAG